In candidate division WOR-3 bacterium, the genomic window TCCTTACGCACCTGCTTCTCAGCCTCAAGCCAGTCATCAAGGTCCCGGCCATGCTGACCACCCCGGGCAAGGTACAACTCATAGGCGCGTACCCGAATGCGCTCAATGTAGTCTTCTGGACAAAAGGACTTCGATTCCGGTTTATCAGACTTCGAGTTTGGCATTACCGGCCTCCACGACAGATTTTACCACCACTTGCCCAATCTTGCAAG contains:
- a CDS encoding DUF2934 domain-containing protein, which translates into the protein MPNSKSDKPESKSFCPEDYIERIRVRAYELYLARGGQHGRDLDDWLEAEKQVRKELGLDK